A single Sphingomonas kaistensis DNA region contains:
- a CDS encoding substrate-binding periplasmic protein, which yields MLSRRAFVAGGLAAASTLSVSTAFAAPLRKVRETGVLKVAVYRDFAPWSWKEGEAFTGIDVDLGKALAARLGLKAEIMDFMADESADDDLRNMIWRGSLIGGGVADIMLHVPYDPQFAKQNDRVAIVAPYYREGFALACSREVDCEVPPPQFKGKRLAAELDSIPDFYLTGSFGGVLRGDVRHEMSAKAALDLIPADKADVVMASRAQVEFAMAQPSGKSFIPRKGPLPALPSAGWDVGIAVRDDSRDLGDAVEELIVAMRADRSLDPIFARYGVTPKAPLRG from the coding sequence ATGCTTTCCCGCCGCGCCTTCGTTGCAGGAGGTCTCGCCGCCGCCAGCACCCTTTCGGTTTCCACCGCCTTCGCCGCCCCGCTTCGAAAAGTGCGCGAGACAGGTGTGCTCAAGGTCGCGGTCTATCGCGACTTCGCGCCCTGGTCATGGAAGGAGGGCGAGGCCTTCACCGGCATCGACGTCGACTTGGGCAAGGCGCTCGCCGCCAGGCTTGGGCTCAAAGCCGAGATCATGGATTTCATGGCGGACGAAAGCGCCGATGACGACCTTCGCAACATGATCTGGCGTGGCTCGCTGATCGGCGGGGGCGTCGCCGACATCATGCTTCACGTTCCCTACGATCCGCAGTTCGCCAAGCAGAACGACCGGGTCGCGATCGTCGCGCCTTATTACCGCGAAGGCTTCGCGCTCGCCTGCTCACGCGAGGTCGATTGCGAAGTGCCGCCGCCGCAGTTCAAGGGCAAGCGGCTGGCGGCGGAGCTCGATTCGATTCCCGATTTTTACCTGACGGGAAGTTTCGGCGGCGTGCTTCGCGGCGACGTTCGCCACGAGATGAGCGCCAAGGCTGCGCTCGATCTCATCCCCGCGGACAAGGCCGACGTGGTGATGGCGTCCCGCGCCCAGGTCGAGTTCGCAATGGCCCAGCCGTCGGGCAAGTCCTTCATCCCGCGCAAGGGACCGCTGCCCGCGCTGCCGAGTGCGGGCTGGGATGTCGGGATCGCCGTTCGGGACGACAGCCGCGACCTTGGCGACGCGGTCGAGGAACTGATCGTCGCGATGCGCGCGGACAGGAGCCTCGATCCGATCTTCGCCCGCTACGGGGTGACGCCCAAGGCACCGCTTCGGGGCTAG
- a CDS encoding PQQ-dependent catabolism-associated beta-propeller protein produces the protein MKVLSLLALAALPLPAAATTVYVSNERAGSVTVFDGDTLKPIATWKVGKRPRGIMLSHDFKKLYVCASDDNAVLELDPRTGALLKIYPAGEDPEQFALSPDGRTIVTSNERESQVTAIDLPSGSVAWQTGVGGEPEGIAISPDGKLVVSTAEESNEVAFIDMATHKVVSTLAVSERPRHAEFTADGRKVWISSEIAGEVQVVDVATRTIDKVIRFAPPGVAEEKILPDGIRFTPDGKTAIVALGRANVVAMVDVASLAPRNYVPVGKRVWHLAITADGKRAFAANGLSANVSVIDLPTEKVVATVPAEEGAWGVAIAP, from the coding sequence ATGAAAGTCTTAAGCCTGCTGGCGCTTGCCGCCCTTCCCCTCCCCGCCGCCGCGACGACGGTCTATGTTTCCAACGAGAGGGCCGGCAGCGTCACCGTGTTCGATGGCGACACGCTGAAACCGATCGCGACCTGGAAGGTCGGCAAGCGGCCACGCGGAATCATGCTCAGCCACGACTTCAAAAAACTGTACGTCTGCGCCAGCGACGACAATGCCGTGCTCGAGCTCGATCCCAGGACCGGCGCGCTGCTGAAGATTTATCCCGCCGGCGAAGATCCCGAACAGTTCGCTCTTTCGCCGGACGGGCGGACGATCGTCACGTCCAACGAACGGGAAAGCCAGGTCACCGCGATCGACCTGCCGAGCGGAAGCGTTGCCTGGCAGACCGGCGTTGGCGGGGAGCCGGAGGGAATCGCCATCAGTCCCGACGGCAAGCTGGTCGTATCGACTGCCGAAGAAAGCAACGAAGTCGCGTTTATCGACATGGCGACGCACAAGGTCGTCAGCACGCTGGCGGTGAGCGAGCGGCCGCGGCATGCGGAATTCACCGCCGATGGTCGCAAGGTCTGGATCAGTTCCGAGATTGCGGGCGAGGTGCAGGTGGTCGACGTCGCGACTCGCACGATCGACAAGGTGATCCGCTTCGCCCCGCCCGGGGTGGCGGAGGAGAAAATCCTTCCCGACGGGATCCGCTTCACTCCGGACGGAAAGACCGCGATCGTCGCGCTCGGCCGGGCCAATGTTGTCGCCATGGTCGATGTCGCGAGCCTTGCGCCGCGCAACTATGTGCCGGTCGGCAAGCGCGTCTGGCATCTCGCGATCACCGCCGATGGAAAGCGCGCCTTCGCGGCCAACGGACTTTCGGCCAATGTCTCGGTCATTGACCTCCCCACCGAAAAGGTCGTCGCAACCGTTCCCGCAGAGGAAGGAGCATGGGGCGTCGCGATCGCGCCCTGA
- the pedF gene encoding cytochrome c-550 PedF has product MASVATLAAAVTSRVTAHGNVVLQAVDTSALPDIGEAWIEKNPYRGNPKAIAIGKSAYNQNCARCHGLEGISGGIAPDLRYLDVGEAGDAWYIQRYHKGSSRDGKVYMPPIGDVLGQKAGWAIRSWLDTVHEE; this is encoded by the coding sequence ATGGCAAGCGTTGCCACCCTCGCCGCCGCCGTCACGTCGCGGGTCACCGCGCACGGCAACGTGGTTCTGCAGGCGGTGGACACCAGCGCGCTGCCCGACATCGGCGAAGCCTGGATCGAGAAGAACCCGTATCGCGGCAATCCCAAAGCGATCGCGATCGGCAAGTCGGCCTACAACCAGAATTGCGCGCGCTGTCATGGCCTCGAAGGGATCAGCGGCGGGATCGCTCCCGACCTTCGCTACCTCGACGTGGGCGAAGCGGGGGATGCCTGGTACATCCAGCGCTACCACAAGGGGTCGAGCCGCGACGGCAAGGTCTACATGCCCCCGATCGGCGATGTGCTCGGCCAGAAAGCCGGCTGGGCGATCCGCAGCTGGCTCGACACCGTTCACGAAGAATAG